The region TAAAAATCGGCCACCAATTAAAGCAAATCTTATATCACTTGCTACTGTAACAAAATTAATATCTCCAATGGCAAGCATTGCAGCACCGGGTCCTTCGCTACCCAAAAATGGTGTTGCACGAGCCATATTTGATCCAACCGTTATGGCCCAAATAGCTAACTGATCCCAAGGAAGCAAATAGCCTGTAAAGCTTAAGAGCAATGTTAATAGTAAAAGAATAACACCAATAGCCCAGTTGAATTCTCTTGGCGGTTTGTACGAGCCAGTCATGAAGACACGAAACATATGGAGCCAAACTGTGATGACCATGGCGTGGGCACCCCAACGATGAATTTCTCGCATAATCCCAAAGGGTACTTGCTCGGCCAAATCAATAATATCGGTGTAAGCATACTCAATTGTAGGACGGTAATAGAACATGAGTAAAATGCCGGAAATGGTTAAAATTAGAAATATAAAGAATGAAAGTCCGCCCATACACCAAGTGAATTTCAATTTAACCGCATGCTTAGGTAGGCGTACCGGATGCAGGTGTAAAAAGACAGAATTCAACACGACCATCATCCGTTGACGACGTGATTTCGGTACACCACCACCACGGAAGATCGAGGTCCAAACCTGTCCCTCGGCTAACCTTTTTAACAATCCTTTTTTCTCAGCCATAAATTACTCTTATACTTTCAAGAAGGCTTCAGTGTCACCCCACTGGCCTTTTTCCTGTTGATATTTTTGTGTCTTATCTACAATAATTTGTCCATCGTCAGCCAAAACGATTCTATATCGTTCTAATGGGCGAGGCGCAGGACCTTCAAAGTTGATGCCTGTCTTACGAAATCCACTACCGTGGCATGGACATTTAAATTTTTGTTCGGCGGAAAGCCAGTTTGGCGTACAACCTAAATGGGTACAAGTGGTAGAAAGAGCATATATTCCTTCATCATTCCTTACAATCCAAGTACCATATTTCATTTTCCAGCGAAGATCAACTTCACCGACTTGATAATCTTCAGGAAATCCCGCACGAAATGTCTGTACAGGTTCAAATAAAACATTTGGGAAAAAGAAACGGAGCATCATGGTGAAAAATCCACCAGTAGCCGCTACAAATGCGAGCCATCCTATGGATAACCATGAGAAGAATGAACGGCGTGTAACTTGAGAACCGTCATCAGCTTTGCCTAACGCAGCAGGTGGTGGGCTGGAAGGATTTACGGTTGTGGTTTTTTTCTCGGTTGCCTCGGACATAATAAACCTTATTCGAATTGTGTTAATGCTAATCGGGCAGCTTCACGAATTTTTAAATTCGAATCACTCTCCCGCAATTTCTCTAATAAAATTTTCAATTCTAAATCTTGAATAAAAGGAGAAACATTAATAGCCACCATCATGGCCTGAACTTGCTCGATTTCATCAATATTAGGAAATGAATCTAAATAATTTCTATCTAAGAGGTCTAATAAAATTCTTTGCCCACTTGAATCTTTTTGTTTGGCCAAAGCAATAGCTGCATCCCACCTTACATTCGCTTCCGGATCCGCCATCATTCCCTTTAAAGCAAGGATGGATGAAGCATCGCCAATCTTTCCCAAACTGATGACAGCCTGGAGGCGAACTTTAGAATCACCGTGATCCAAAATGGACATCAATGGATCCACAGCAGAATTGTGGCCGATATTTCCTAATGCATGGGCAGAAGTCATAACCATCTCCGGTTCAGAATGTCCCAAAGATTTTATCAATGTTGAAGCATAACGAGCATCTTTGGTGGCACCCATTGCAAGGGCTAAATATTGTATAACTCGAATATCCCGATCGTTGGAAGAATATTCGAAAGCGGAAATCATTTCAAAAACAAAGCGATCATCGGATGGAACCATTTCTGGATTGGATAAAATTTTGGATAATTCAAATGCTCCCTGCCATCGCTTGGTTGTACCGCCAATTTTTACATCTTCTAAATAATCCTGAGCTCGATTTGGCTCAGCCGTCATAATGCGAACAACCAAGAAAATAAGGACAGCAAATATTGCAATAATAAAAGGAACAACAAAAAAGCTGTGAACAATCACCCTAAGTGCTGATTTTTTCTCTGGTTGCTGTTCTGTTGTTTCTTGATTTTCCATAAAACTTTCTACAATTCTGTACCACGGAAAGGATTCCTCTACCCTTCACTACGAAGATCAAGCTCCCACAATTTGAGAGCCATTAATTCTTTACGATTGTGCCGCGGAAAGGACTCGAACCTTCACATCTTTCGATACTGGTTCCTAAGACCAGCGTGTCTACCAATTCCACCACCGCGGCATGTTAATTGTATTTCATCACCTTGCCCAATTTGCTTGGGCACTGAAACGAGGATTTTTGTTATTAAAAAAGCCCGGAATATTACAATTTCTATTCAGTTCTTAAAATAATTAATGCGAATTATTTTCCAATGCATTCTGAAGATCGGCTTTCAAATCAGCAACGTCCTCTATCCCCACTGAAAGTCGAATTAATGTTTCTGTAATACCCATTTCCAATTTGGATTCTTCCGGAATAGCGGCATGGGTCATATTGTATGGCACACAAACTAAACTTTCTACGCCTCCTAAACTTTCGGCCAAGGTGAATAATTCCAATTTTTTGAGAAATCGATCACGAGCTTCAATTGTCCCCACATCAATAGATACCATATTGCCAAATATCACTTCCCCGCTTGGTGTCTGCTGTTGTTTTATTGCAATCTTGTGTTGCGGATGGTTTTTGAGTCCCGGATAAATGACACGACTTAAATTTTCTTGGTCAGCCAACCAATTGGCCAATTCATTGGCATTGTCAGAAGCCTTTTGATAACGAAGTCCCAGCGTCTTTGTAGAACGTAATAATATCCAATTATCAAATGGACTTGGGACTCCACCTGTAGCCTTTAATAAAAAGCGAAGGCGCTCATCTAAGTCATCACTATTTGTTGTTAAAACGCCACCCAATATATCTGAATGGCCCGACAATGATTTTGTTGAACTTTGCATCACAACATCCGCGCCTAAATCCAATGGCCTTTGGCCATAAGGACTCATAAAAGAATTATCGACACTTAATAAAACACCTGCTTCTTTACAAATGGCAGCGGTGGTTTCAATATCGCACAATTCTAATAGTGGATTTGTAGGAGTTTCCACATGAACCAACTTTGTATTGGGTCGAATATATTTTTTAACCGTTAATGGATTTCGCGTATCGATCCATTCAAATTCCATCCCTTGACGCTTCAGTACATTCATGGACATACGGTATGTACCCCCATATGTATTTCGGGAAATAAGAATATGGTCACCTGCATCAAATAATTGAAACAGTGCGGTCGTAGCAG is a window of Candidatus Neomarinimicrobiota bacterium DNA encoding:
- a CDS encoding HEAT repeat domain-containing protein — encoded protein: MENQETTEQQPEKKSALRVIVHSFFVVPFIIAIFAVLIFLVVRIMTAEPNRAQDYLEDVKIGGTTKRWQGAFELSKILSNPEMVPSDDRFVFEMISAFEYSSNDRDIRVIQYLALAMGATKDARYASTLIKSLGHSEPEMVMTSAHALGNIGHNSAVDPLMSILDHGDSKVRLQAVISLGKIGDASSILALKGMMADPEANVRWDAAIALAKQKDSSGQRILLDLLDRNYLDSFPNIDEIEQVQAMMVAINVSPFIQDLELKILLEKLRESDSNLKIREAARLALTQFE
- a CDS encoding ubiquinol-cytochrome c reductase iron-sulfur subunit, which translates into the protein MSEATEKKTTTVNPSSPPPAALGKADDGSQVTRRSFFSWLSIGWLAFVAATGGFFTMMLRFFFPNVLFEPVQTFRAGFPEDYQVGEVDLRWKMKYGTWIVRNDEGIYALSTTCTHLGCTPNWLSAEQKFKCPCHGSGFRKTGINFEGPAPRPLERYRIVLADDGQIIVDKTQKYQQEKGQWGDTEAFLKV
- a CDS encoding PLP-dependent transferase yields the protein MVKKNWKFSTKAIHVGNEADKESGSVSPPIHLTSTFKQDAVGQTRGFDYSRVQNPTRQRLEENLAALDNAKYAICFSTGMAATTALFQLFDAGDHILISRNTYGGTYRMSMNVLKRQGMEFEWIDTRNPLTVKKYIRPNTKLVHVETPTNPLLELCDIETTAAICKEAGVLLSVDNSFMSPYGQRPLDLGADVVMQSSTKSLSGHSDILGGVLTTNSDDLDERLRFLLKATGGVPSPFDNWILLRSTKTLGLRYQKASDNANELANWLADQENLSRVIYPGLKNHPQHKIAIKQQQTPSGEVIFGNMVSIDVGTIEARDRFLKKLELFTLAESLGGVESLVCVPYNMTHAAIPEESKLEMGITETLIRLSVGIEDVADLKADLQNALENNSH
- a CDS encoding DUF4405 domain-containing protein, translated to MAEKKGLLKRLAEGQVWTSIFRGGGVPKSRRQRMMVVLNSVFLHLHPVRLPKHAVKLKFTWCMGGLSFFIFLILTISGILLMFYYRPTIEYAYTDIIDLAEQVPFGIMREIHRWGAHAMVITVWLHMFRVFMTGSYKPPREFNWAIGVILLLLTLLLSFTGYLLPWDQLAIWAITVGSNMARATPFLGSEGPGAAMLAIGDINFVTVASDIRFALIGGRFLGEATLLRFYVLHCIGLPFIIMIFMAVHFWRIRKDGGISTPV